In the Aggregatilinea lenta genome, GATCAGTTCGTTCTTCGCGCCGGAGATCAGGCTGAGCATGGCGCGCGGGTTGTGCTTTTTATCGTCCAGGTTTAGCTCGGCCAGCGTCTGCTTGACGATCTTGAGCTGGTCGTCCGTGTCGTAAATGATGTAATCGCGTGAGAACGCGTCGGTATAGTCGGCCTCTTTGCGCAGGATGCGCGCGCAGATCGAGTGGAACGTGCCGATGGTCAGGCCGTCCATCATGCCGGGTTGGCTGCACAGCCCCAGGACGCGGTTTTCCATCTCGCGGGCGGCCCTGTTGGTGAACGTCACCGCCATGATGTGCCACGCGGGGACGCCCATCTCGGTGACGAGGTAGGCGATACGGTGGGTAAGGACGCGCGTCTTGCCGCTGCCTGGTCCGGCGAGGACCAGGATCGGCCCGTCGCCTGCCGAGACGGCCTCGGCCTGCTGCTTGTTCAGTCCTGCCAGGATGTCGGATGCTGCCACGCTGATCGCTCCTTTGTTCTGTTACAAGGCTATTGTAACGGGGCGTGCGCCGTGCTGCCAGACCGATTCGCGTGAATGTCACCTGGGGGAGGTCGAGACCGTAAAGCCTACTGAGGAGGGAAACCTTGCTCCCTCGCCAGCAGATCCCCGGCGAGGGAGCCAATCGAAGCAAGCGAACGTCAGGCGGAGGCGTCCTGCAAAATACCCTGCACGGCTTCCAGGGGCATATACATCGTTTCGGCGATGGCCTCCGGCGATAGGCCCTCTTTGCGGAAGCGCACCACCACGACGTCGAGCGGCTCCCCGATTTCGATCAGGTAGCCGTCCGGATCGTACACGCGCAGCACGCGCTGGCCCCAGGGCTGCGCCTGGATCGGGTGCGCTGTTGGGACCTGTGCCTCGGCCAACTGCGCCGCGACCTCGTCCAGATCGGCAGCTTCAAAATACACTTCCACGTTATCACAGCCCAGCTTTCCGGCGCTGGCGGGGCGATTGTAAATCAGTTGGTTGGCGTATTCCGCCTCCCAGATCGCCAACCCACCGGTATAGCCCACGTTCAGCCCAAAATCCGCCACGACCTGCATCCCCAACAGCCCCTCGTAAAACTGACGCGAAGCCGGTACGTCGCGCACGAAAAGCACCGTGGACTGGAACTTCACATCCATTGCTGAACCCTTTCGAAATAGTACAGCTCACATGTTCTATTATACGCGGGAATCAGGAATTTTGGTGCAGTTCAAGCGCCATTGGCCACATGAGATTTGGCAGCGTCGTTATATAATAGGCTTAAGATTTAGGAGATCTATCGATGAGCACACTTGAGCAGGAAATTATCGAGAAATTTCAGCAGCTCAACACGCAGGCAAAACAGCGTGTATTGGCGCAGCTCGAAGGCGAGATGCAAGCGACATTCGATTACGCGCGCTGGTGGTCGGACGTGGAGACGTTGCAGTCCGCTATGCAAAAACGCCTGGGCGAACACTCCACCACAGGCGCATTATCCCTTCTGGATGATCTGCGTGAGGAAGCCTCGTAGCACAAGCTATTCGATTTGATCCATCCCAACTAAAGCGCGTTGTGCACTTTTGGGGTTGTACCGGCCAAGATAGCGTTGTGTCAGGAGCACCTCACCCCCTGGCCCATAGGCGTTAAGCTAACGACCCAAAGTAACTGTTTCTCCTGGCGTCAACGCAAAGCGCGAGCGGTGGTAACCGTAGGGGTAGGGCTTGCCCTACCCGGCTTTTCGCTCAACAGGCGGGGCAAGCCCCGCCCCTACGAAAGGCCGTGTTCCCCTCGGAAATGCTTAACTTAATGCGTATGCCCCCTGCCCCCTCTCCAATCGGATTGGAGAGGGGAAACGAGCGTCAGCGAGTGGGGTGAGGTTTCTTCTTTCCCATTCCAACCCGCTCAAAAAAAATCCACAGCAACTTCTAGCGTTGCGATCAGTCCCGCCGCAGCACCTCGCGGGGCTTACTGCCGCTTTCCGCCGGGCCAACGATGCCCTCATTTTCCATGATGTCGATCAGGCGCGCGGCGCGTGTGTAGCCGATCCGCAGGCGGCGCTGAAGCAGCGAAATCGAGGCTTTGTTCAGGCGCTTGACCAGCTCCACCGCCTCGTCGTACATCTCGTCGCGGCCATCGCCGCCATCGTCGTCCCCGACGTCGAAGTTAGGCTGATTGCTGTCATCCCAGAACGCCTGCTGCTGGCCCGGCTCCCCGCGCATTGCGGGCCGCGACCCGCTGCGTCCGTTGCCGTTGGTCTTCGGGAAGCTCACCAGCCCGTCTTCCTGCGGCGCACTGGACTTGTTCAGGCCCTGCGTCTTCCAGTAGCGTGTCACGTTGTTGATCTCCTCGTCGGAGACGTACACGCCCTGCATACGCAGCGGTGCGGGCGCGTCCGGCGACTGGTAGAGCATGTCGCCGCGCCCAAGCAGCTTTTCCGCGCCCGGTTGGTCGAGGATCACGCGCGAGTCCATCATCGACGCCACAGCGAACGCGATACGCGCCGGGAAATTGGCTTTGATCAGGCCCGTGACCACGTCCACGCTGGGCCGCTGCGTGCTGATGATCAGGTGAATGCCGGTCGCGCGGGCCATCTGCGCCAGGCGCGCCAGCAGCTTTTCCGTCTCGTCCGGCGCAAGCATCATCAGGTCGGCCAATTCGTCGATCACCACGATGATGTACGGCATACGCTTTTCGTCGGGGCGCAGCTTGCCGTTGTAGTCCACGATGTTGCGCGCACCGACCGCCGCAAACCTGCGGTAGCGGTCGTCCATTTCGCGCTGAACCCACTGCAAGACTCCCACGATGCGCTCCAGGTCGACCACCACCGGCGACAGCAGGTGCGGGATGCCGTTGTAGCCGGTCAGCTCGACGCGCTTGGGGTCCACCATGATGAACTGTAAGTCTTCGGGCGCGTTCGACAGCAGCAGGCAGTTGATGATCGTATTGACGCACACCGACTTACCGGAGCCGGTCGTGCCTGCGATCAGCAGGTGCGGCATGGCGGTCAGGTCAGCGGCGACGGGCGTCCCGTCCACGCTGAGGCCGAGCGCGATACGCAGCTTGGAATTGATGCGGCGGAACTCCGGCGAGTCCATCACGTCGTACAGGTTCACCGCCGTGATCTCGTCGTTGGGCACTTCAATGCCGACGAAGCCCTTACCCGGCACAGGCGCTTCGACACGGATCGAGCGCGCGGCCAGCGCCAGGGCGAGGTCGGCGTCCAGGCGGGCGATGGAACTCACCTTGACGCGCGTGCGCTTGCCGGAGCGGTTGACGAGGTAATCCGGCTCGACGCCGAACTGCGTGATCACCGGGCCGGGGTTGACTTCCACGACCTTGCCCGGCGCGCCGAAGCTGTCCAGCGTGTCCTCGATCATGCGCGCTTTGTCGAGCAGGATCTCGTCGTCGACGCGCTGCTCGCTGCCCTTCTTGAGCAGGTTGCGGAAGTCGGGCACTTCCCAGCGCAGCTTCTGCGACGCGGTGCGCGCGGGCGCAGGCTGGCCCTCGTCTTTGTCCTTCAGCGCGCCCAGGCTGACCGCGTCGCGGCGCGTGAGATCGCGCGCGGCCTGTACGGCGGCAGTACCCGCTGCCGCAGCAGTAGCAGCAGCCGCAGACGCGATTGACGCCACGTCCTCGCGGCGAGAGGGGGCCGGGCGCTCGGTAGACAGCGGACGGTTGGCCGGGCGCGACGGCGGTTTAGCGGCAGACTGCGGACGTCCCGCTGATACTGGCGCGGGCGCTTCTTCCGGTTCCTCGTCGGGCGGCGTCTCCGCTGCGGCGGGCGTGGTGTCGTCCGTCACGGCGGGCGTTTCTACCGTAGCGCGCATGGTCGGCGTCTCGACCGGGACCTCGGCGGACGTCTCTTCCGCGACGGCCTTTTCTGTCTCCTCGTCGCCGGACCCGTTCGCGCCCGTGTCGGACATCACCGGTGAGCGCGGCAGGCTCGACCCGACCGGGGCGGGCTGCTCGTCTCCGTCGCCATTCGTGCCGGACGGCGTAGGCCGGGAGCCGGGGCGCCCCGGAATCGGAGCGCGCACGGGCGCGACGCTGCCGGGCATCGGACGGCGCGAGATCAGGCCCTGAGGACGGGCGTCGCCGGTAAAAAAGGCCGGACGCGCGCGCGGTTCCTCGACGGACATCGCCTCGCCGTCGTCGCCCAGATCGATGGCTTCGAACGCTTCATCGTCGTCATCGTCCAGGTCAGCGTCATCCACATCAAACGCGGACGATTGGGCGGGTGCGGTCATCGCCTCGTCCTCGTCCGCATCATGCGCCGCTGCCGCAGAGACGAACGGATTATGTCCGGGCAGCGTTCCAGCGGCGGCGGGACGCGCAGGCACGGCAGTGGGCCGGTCTTCACTCCCCGGCACGGCAGCGGAAAGCGGCGTCCGGCGGGGCTGCTCATCTTCGTCGTCGTCCAGGTCCCCGTCCGGCATCTCGACCACTGGCGGCACGTGTCGCGGCGGCATGCCGGGGCGCGAGGGCAGTCCCATCGCCTGCGCGCGGTCGCGCACGGGCGGCAGCGCATCCGACTCGTCCGGCGGCGTCATCCGGCCTGCCGCGTCTTGCTCCGGTCGCTGCGACGGTCCGGCGGCGCGCTGCGGATCGAATGGCGGGATGCGGCGGCCCGGCAGCGGGCGGCTGAACGGACGGTACGGCTCTTTGTCGTCCCCCTGCTCGCCATCCCCGGACTCGACCGGCGCGGCGGATGCAGCAGGCGCGTTCCCTGGCAGCATCCGTGACGGCGCTCCGGGCAGCGGACGCGGCCCGCGCGGCGCAGGTGACTCCTCCGCTGCGGCGGGTGCAGCCGGAGTCGTCGCACCGGCGTCCTCGTCCTCGTCGTCGTCCTCGTCGTCGAATGCGTCGAGCGCGTCCCGGTCCGCACCCCGATCGGGGCGGTCGAGCGCCAGCGCCGCCCCGGCAACCGCCGCGGCCAGCGGGCGCGCCATCGGAGAGCGAGAAGGCTGATCCGGTTTTTCGGATGCCTTTTCCTTTTCTTTGCCGCCTTGCTTATCGCCGCGCGATTTCGCGTCCGGCGTCTCGTCCGCGCCGTCGCCCGATCCGCCGCGCCGCATCAGGCTGCCGAAGCGCCCAAAGCGCGATCCGCTCGCCTGCTCGTCCGTCTCAGACTCGTCCTCACCAACAGAAGCAGGTCGCTTGCCGTCGCCGGGCTTCGCTTCCTCGCGGGAAGCCGATCCGCCGAACAGCGACGGCTTGCGGAAGCGCGATGTCGCAGGCTCCGGCTTGCTCTCGCCGGATGCCGTGACGCCAGGGGATGCTTCCGCCAGGGACGCCGTGACGTCCACGCTGGGATTGGTTTCTTCGTCGCCGCGCCGCCGGATCACCGGGCGCGGGCGCTCCGGCGCGTCCTGGCTGGCAGACGCGGGAACGCCGCTGCCCCCCGGCGCCTGACCCTGCCCGCCACCCGTTACGGCTGCAGGCGCCAGCGGCATCTGGCGCGGTCCGGACCGGGGCCGCGAGGGTGACGGTGACGGAGATAGTGCGGCTCGCGCCTCGCCGGGCCGCGCCACGGCGACCGACTCCGCCTGGGCAACTTCGCGCGCGAGGCGTCGCTGGGTGCGGTCGCCGCGCGTGCGCAGGAAGATCACGCCGGACACCGCGAACTGGCCGATCTGGATCGCGGAGACGTTGAAGGTCAGCATCACGCCCAGCACCAGCCAGCCGATCATCAGCACCAGCGTGCCCCAATCGCCCAACTGGCTGAGCAGGAAGAAGTAAATCTGGTGGCCGAACCACCCGCCGCCTTCGCCGGTTTTCACCGCCAGATCGTACGAGATCGGTTTAAACGTCTCGACCGTCGGCGCGGCGTCGTCGACGAGCTGCAGCATCTGGAGCCATGCCAGCGCCCCGCCGTACAACACCAGCGCCCCCACGACGCGGAAATAGTCGACGTCGAACATCTGCCCGCCGAAGTAGCGCAGCATCAGCCAGATGCCGATGCCGAAGCACAACGCGGGCCACACGATCTTGCCCCAGCCAAACAACTGCGACAGGAAGCGGTTGATGGTGCCCGTCAGGCCGCCTTCGACCGGCGGCAGCACGCCGAGCGACATCGACGGCAAAATGCCGAACAGCATGATCCCGCCCAATACCACCAGGGCCACGCCGATCAGGTCGAGCTTGCGGTCCAGGTCGAGTCCGCGATTGACGATGCGCGGGGCCTGACGCGCGTCCGGCAGGGCTTTGGCCTGCGTCCGCGAGCGGGATGCGGTACCGGAGCGCGCGGAGGACGGTGTGGGGCGGCCCGATGCCGCGCCGGGCAGGGCCGTCGCCGGGCGCGCGGACTGCTCGCGGCTGGGCAGTCCGGCAGCGCGCGCGGACTTGTCGCCCGATTTGCCTTGACCGCCTTTGTCTTTACCCTTGCCGAAAAATGGAAGCTTGCCCCTGAGGCCGTCGCCCTTTTCCTTGTTATCTTTGCCCTTTTTACCCTGGCTCTTGCTGCTGCCTCCGCCGGGTGTGGCTGTGAACGGGCCGGAGCGCGCCGAAGAGCCGGGCGGGTTCGAGCCGCCGGGCCGCGATCCGGAGCGTCCCCCCGGCAGGCCGCTGCCCCCCGGACGATCCCCGCCCAGGCCAGCCGGTCGCGCGCCGGGCAGATTGCTACTCCCGCCGCCGGGACGGTCGCCGCCCAACCCGCCGGGCCGGGGACTCGACCGTTCGCCAGGCAGGCCGCCCCCACCGGGGCGATCGCCACCCAGGCCGGAAGGACGTGCGCCGGGCGTGCCGGGCAGGCCGGGACGCCGCGTACCGAGGTCGATGTCATCGTCATCGTCGTCATCGTCGCGGTTGAGGAAGGGGCTGCGCTGCGCGCTGGAGCTGCCGGGCATGCCGGGACGCGGGCTGGACCCGCTGCGCGGTGGGCCAGCAGCCCCCGTGCTGCGATCTCCGTACGGATTCGGGCGCACCGAGCCGCCGGGCAAGCCGCCCCCCGGACGATCGCCGCCTAAGCCGGATGGGCGCGCGCCGGGCGTGCCGGGCAAACCGCCCCCACCGGGGCGATCGCCGCCGGATGGCCGCGCGCCGGGTGTGCCGGGCAGGCCGGGACGTGGCGACCCGGACGATCCGCGATCGGGCAAGCCTGTGGGCTGGGCGCGGCGCTCCCCGAACGGGCCGCCGCCCGCGCTGCCCCCACTGCGATCGCGCCCGCCGGAATCCGATCCGACAAACGGGCTGCGCTGCGCGCTGGCCGGTTTGTCGTCGTCCTTGTCTTTTTTGCCGAAGGGAGATGAAAAGCGCCCGCCTGGCTTTTTGTCGTCGTCCGACGACGCGCGGCCAGAGGACCGGGAATGACTGTCTGTGTCGCCCTTGCCCACGATGCCGGACAGCGCACCAAAGCGCCCACCGCCCGTATCGTTCTTCTCTTTTTTAGCATCCTTGTCGTCGCCACGCGCGCCGACCGGGAAGCGTCGCCCACCGCCGGACTCTTTGCCGCCAGAGTCCTTGTCGCTGCGACCGCTCAGCGGGAAGCGTCGCCCGCCGGAATCCTGCTTCGGATCGCGCGCAGGCTGCTTTTCGTCGTCGTCATCCCGTCTACGAAATCGATCCATTGTGACCGCTACACCTGTAACACTTAACCTGTAGGGAAGGCGGGCGATATACTCGTTTGTACGTAGAATACGCCCTCATTGTCGCAAACTAAAACACCACCGTCCAGGTAACGGTGATCCCAATTATACCATATTAGAACATATGGTCTACTAATTTGCGGGACCACTTGAGATACGCCGCGCCGCACACCGCGCCAGTCCGGCCCCGCGCCTGGACTCAAAGTCCAAGCATATAACAGAAACGGGGAGAACACCAAGCTCTCGGTGCTCCTCCGCCATCACAGTCACACGACGCGGCGCTGTACCAGCGCCGCAGAAGTAAACCGGTGGTTTTTCGTAGGGGCGATGCTTGCTCTACCTCGACATAACCAGAGACATGTTTACGTCCCGCTGTACGAGTCGATTGCGGCGTTGGCTTTGATCACCGAACGGTAGTACGCGGCGCTGTCCTTCGGGCGGCGTTGGCCGGTGTCGTAATCGATGTGGACGATGCCGAAACGCTTGCCATAACCCAACGACCACTCAAAGTTGTCCATCAGGCTCCACACGAAGTAGCCCTTCAGCGGCGCGCCCTGCTCGATGGCGGCGGCGCAGGCGCGCAGATGATCGCGCAGATAGGCCGTACGGCGCGGGTCGTGCACCTGCCCGCTCGTGACCGCGTCGTCGAAGGCCGCGCCGTTTTCGGTCACGTATAGCGCTTTGGGCTGGTAATCCTTGTGCAGCCGCACGATCAGGTCGTGCAGACCCTGTGGGTAGATCTCCCAGCCCATCTCGGTGCGCTCCGGGTTCCAGTCCGGCTTCGCCCCCAGCAGGTGACGGGTGTAATAGTTGATGCCAATGTAGTCCACCGGGGCGCTGATCAGGCTCATGTCGCCCGGCTCGATTTGCAGCGCCGAAAATTCGGGCTGATCCAGCAGCTCCGCCGGGTATTCCCCGCGCAGCACCGGCTCGATGAACCAGCGGTTGCCCCAGGCATCCTTCAGGCGCGCCTCGGCCAGCACCTCGGGATCGTTATTCTCGGTGTAGATCGGCCCGAAGTTGAGCACGATGCCAACCTGCGCCTCCGGTCCGGCATTCTGCCGCAGTACGGGCACCGCCGCCCCATGCGACAGCAGCGCGTGGTGGCCCACCTGCACCGCCAGCCTGGTATCGGCCAACCCCGGCGCGTGAACGCCCAGCGCGTGCCCGACGTAGGCGAAGACGTACGGCTCGTTGTGCGTGGTCCAGTGCTTCACGCGGTCACCCAGGCGGCGCGACACGATGTCCGCATAGTGCACGAACTGCTCGACGATGGCGCGCGATCCCCAACCGTCCTGCTCGTCCTGAAGCGCCTGCGGCAGATCCCAGTGGTAGAGCGTAGCGAAGGGTGTGATGTTCGCCGCCAGCAGCGCGTCCACCAGCCGGTCGTAAAAGTCCAGCCCGGCCTCGTTGACCGGTCCCTGACCCTGCGGCAAAATGCGCGGCCACGCAATCGAAAAGCGGTACGCGTCCAGCCCCAGGTCCTGCATCAGCGCCACGTCGTCTAAATAGTGGTGGTAGTGATCGGCAGCGACGTCGCCGGTATCGCCGTTCTCGACCTTGCCGGGCGTGTGGGAGAAGCGATCCCAGATCGATTCGCCGCGGCCATCTTCAGACACTGCGCCTTCAATCTGGTACGACGCCGTCGCCGCGCCCCAGATGAAACTCGATGGAAATTCAAACGGTGTCACGAGCTGACGTCCTTTCACGATCGGGGAAGTTTCAGTCACGGAAAGTATACCAGATTCGCCCAAACACATCGCATTTGCCCGCCACAGCAGAACCTATGGTTGACTTTAAAACCAATAAGTTTTATTCTAAACTTCACAGTTCTAACAAGGAGAAAAACAACATGCCCCGAGGACGCTACCAGCAAAAACAATGGGAGGTCCGCGAACAGGCGATCCTTGACACACTCGAAGTGCTGTCCGCCGAGCGCGGCTTCAACACCATCACCATGGATGATCTCGCGACCACGGTTGGCATATCGAAGGCGACGCTGTACCAGCACTTCCCTAGCAAAGACGAGATGGTGTCGCGCCTGTTGGCGCAGCACGAGGATCGTTTCCTCGACTGGCTGGACCAGATCGGCAGTGAGCCAGCCACGGTCCGCCTGAGCCATATTATGCTCTACCTGTTGGAAGGGCACGTCAAGCCACTGCAAGGACCACCCGGCGTCGAGATCGAAAACATTATGGCGGTGTTCGAGCGCGATCGTGCGCTGGTGGAGCGGCACGACGAAATTCTGAAACAGCTGGTCGCCATCATCGAAGAAGGCCAGTCCGGCGGGACAATCACGCCTCTGCTGACACCAGATGCGATCATCGCGGCCATGTTCGCCCTCAGCAAACTGCCGGAGGGCATCAGACACAACCCGGTTCCTCTAGATCACATCGTCTTGTTCTTCGAGCGCGCTATCCGCGCAGAGTGAGTTCGCATCTCGAACGCTATTTATATAAGAAGGAAGGAACGTCATGCGTGAATCGGCGATCGATCATCGCCCGGAGCAGGATCACGTGAGCGAGGCGCACAACCGACGGCGCTGGTACGCGCTGCTGATCCTGAGCCTGAGTCTCATGCTGACTATCATCGACGGGACCATCGTCAATATCGCAATCCCGTCGATTCAAGCGACCTTCGGCGTCAGCATTCGCGACGTCGAATGGGTCAACTCGATCTATTCGCTGGTCTTCGCCGCGACGCTCATCCTGTGGGGCAAAATCGGGGATCAGTACGGGCGGCGGCTGTTGTTCGTCATCGGGCTGCTGCTGTTCGGCCTGGGATCGGCGCTGGTCGGCGCATCCACCAGCATCGGGATGCTGGTCGCCATGCGCGCCCTGCAAGGACTGGGAGCGGCAGTCCTCAGTCCCAGCACGCTCTCGATCATCACCACGACCTTTAAAGATAAGGAGCGCGGCATCGCCTTCGGCATTTGGGGTGCAACGGCGGGTGTCGCAGCAGCGCTCGGCCCGTTGCTTGGCGGATGGATCATCACCAATGCATCCAACTGGGGCTGGGCTACCAGCATCACGGGAGATTCGTGGCGGTGGGCGTTCTACATCAACATTCCTATCGTGATCATCGCACTGGTGGGCAGCTTCTGGGCCATCCGCGAATCCCGCGACGAGCACGCCTCGCACCATCTTGACGTCGCTGGCTCGGTGTTGGGCGGGCTGGGCCTCGGCGGGATCGTGTTCGGGTTGATCGAGGGGGAGACGTACGGCTGGTGGTCGCCTAAAGCCGCGTTTGCAATCGGCGGCTGGGAATGGCCGCTGGACAGCATCTCGATCATACCCCTATCCCTGTTGGCTGGCGCGCTGCTGCTGGTGATCTTCGTCACGTTCGAGTTATGGCTGGAGCGCCAGGGGCGCGAGCCGCTGTTCGAGTTCAGTCTGCTGCGCTACACCAGCTTCCGCTTCGGAATGCTCACCGGGCTGATCGTGAACCTGGGCGAGCTGGGCATCCTATTCGCACTGTCGATTTTCCTGCAAAGCGTGAAGGAACTCAGCGCCTTCGATACGGGCTTGGCACTGCTGCCACTGGCGTTGGCCTCTCTGATCGCTGCGCCGCTGGCCGGGGCATTTTCGGCGCGCGTCGGGCCAAAGTGGATCGTCACGGCGGGCATGACGTTCGAGGCGATGTCGCTGTTTTGGCTAAGCAGGCTGATCTCGTCGGACGTCTCGGTCAACACGCTGGCCGCGCCGCTGACCCTCTATGGGCTGGGGCTTGGACTGGCCATTGCGCAGCTGACCAGCCTGACCCTGTTCGACATTCCCGGTCCGAAGGCTGGTATCGCCGCCGGCGCGAACAGCACGATCCGGCAGGTCGGTGCGGCGTTGGGCATCGCCATCATCGGCACAGTGTTGACCTCTACCCAAACCGACGCGGCGGATAAGGGCCTGCGCCAGAGCGAACTGCTGGCATCGCCGCCGTTCGTCGCCATGCGTGACCAGATCCTCGGTGCACTGCACAGCAGCGAGGGCTTCAACCAGCAAGACATGGCCGTCATGATGTCCGGCTCGGCAGCCTCCAGTGCGGAAAACCAGCCGCCCGCCGGGGTCCCAGAGCAGGCGCTGGCGACGGAAATACCCGGCGATACCCAGGGCATACCCGCTGTGGCGGCCCAGGGCGTGCCGGACGGTGCGAACATGGGGCAGAGCGGCCCGCCAACGGGCGATCCCGGGCAGGAAATCAAGTCGATCTTCTTCGACGCACTCGCTAAGGCAACCGCCAACAGCGCCCTGGCCGCAGCAATTTTCGTCGCCTTAGGTGCGATAAGTTCGCTGCTGCTGCCCAACCCTCACGTCGAGGAGGAATCGAGCGCCGCGTGATGGGATGATCCCGAGCTAGCTGCCGACGAGAGACGGGCGCGACCCGTCTCTCTTTTCTGCATTGAGCCGCTGTGAGTGGGGACAACGCCAATCCCTTACGATGGTCCCGTTGGTCCTACGTCACGTCGGGAAAGCCTGTTATACTGAACGCCAAGTGCGGCGCGTGAGCCAGGAGTTCAGTATGCGACAGTTTATTGCAGATCGGGTCCTTTCCGTTCCGCCGTCGGGCATCCGGCGGTTTTTCGACATCAGCGCGACGATGGACGATGTGATCTCGCTCGGCATCGGCGAGCCGGATTTCGTCACCCCGCCGCCGATCGTGCAGGCCGGGATCGCGTCGCTGGAAGCGGGCGAGACGCATTACACCAGCAACAGCGGCACCGTCGAGCTGCGCCGGGCGATCTCCGACTACCTCAAGCGGCTGTACAGCATCGACTACAACCCGGACAACGAGATCCTCGTCACGGTCGGCGTGAGCGAAGCGCTGTACCTGATCATGACGGCCCTGCTCAACCCCGGCGACGAGGTGATCGTGCCGCAGCCGTGCTTCGGCGCGTACACCGCCGAGGTCACCTTTGCGACCGGCGTCCCGGTGATCATCGACACCTCCCCCGCGCGGGACTTCCAGGTGACCGGCGAGGAGATCGAAGCGGCCATCACACCCCGCACCAAAGCGATCCTGATCGGCTATCCCAACAACCCCACTGGCGCGATCATGACGCGCGAGGGGCTGGCCGAGATCGCCGCCATCGCGGAAAAGCACGACCTGATCGTGATCTCGGACGAGATCTACGACCGGCTGATCTACGGCGTGGAGCACACACACTTCGCCACGCTGGACAACATGCGCGAACGCACGGTCGTGTTGGGCGGGTTCAGCAAGAGCCACGCCATGACCGGCTGGCGTCTTGGCTATGCCGTCGGTCCGGCGCTGCTGATCGACGCCATGCGCAAGATCCACCAGTACACGATCATGTCCGCGCCGACGACTGCCCAGATCGCCGTAGCGACGATGCTGCCCAACGCCGAGGACGCAGTCGCGCTGATGCGCACGGAGTACGACCGGCGGCGCAAGCTGATCGTCTCCGGCTTCAATTCGCTGGGGCTGACCTGCTTCGAGCCGCGCGGCGCGTTTTACTGCTTCCCCAACATCGGAGCGGCGGGCATGGACGAAACAGCCTTCGCCGAAACGCTGCTGTCAGAGGAACGGGTCGCGGTCGTGCCCGGCTCGGCTTTCGGGGCCAGCGGCGTGGGCTACGTCCGCGCCTGCTACGCCACGTCCTACGACAAGATCGAAGAGGCGCTGGAACGCATCCACCGCTTCATGCAGCGCCACGGCTGATGCCCTTGCGCGACAGCGCAGTTAGGCCCAAAATCTGGGTATCGCACGCCCGGAGAGTAGTCGCCAGGGTAGGAGCAGACCAGTGGATACCACGAGCTACGATGAATTCTTAGTGAGCATGACCCAAATCCTCGACGAACGGATGCGGATGCATGCCCGGCTACAAGAAAAACTGTCCGAATTCACCAACCGGCTGTTCAATGCCATCGAAGCGGTGCTGGAAGAAGCGAACCAGCGGCAGATCCCGGGGCTGGGCAAGTCGCGCCGCTTTGCGCACCCATCAGGCAAGGGC is a window encoding:
- a CDS encoding TetR/AcrR family transcriptional regulator; this translates as MPRGRYQQKQWEVREQAILDTLEVLSAERGFNTITMDDLATTVGISKATLYQHFPSKDEMVSRLLAQHEDRFLDWLDQIGSEPATVRLSHIMLYLLEGHVKPLQGPPGVEIENIMAVFERDRALVERHDEILKQLVAIIEEGQSGGTITPLLTPDAIIAAMFALSKLPEGIRHNPVPLDHIVLFFERAIRAE
- a CDS encoding MFS transporter, which codes for MRESAIDHRPEQDHVSEAHNRRRWYALLILSLSLMLTIIDGTIVNIAIPSIQATFGVSIRDVEWVNSIYSLVFAATLILWGKIGDQYGRRLLFVIGLLLFGLGSALVGASTSIGMLVAMRALQGLGAAVLSPSTLSIITTTFKDKERGIAFGIWGATAGVAAALGPLLGGWIITNASNWGWATSITGDSWRWAFYINIPIVIIALVGSFWAIRESRDEHASHHLDVAGSVLGGLGLGGIVFGLIEGETYGWWSPKAAFAIGGWEWPLDSISIIPLSLLAGALLLVIFVTFELWLERQGREPLFEFSLLRYTSFRFGMLTGLIVNLGELGILFALSIFLQSVKELSAFDTGLALLPLALASLIAAPLAGAFSARVGPKWIVTAGMTFEAMSLFWLSRLISSDVSVNTLAAPLTLYGLGLGLAIAQLTSLTLFDIPGPKAGIAAGANSTIRQVGAALGIAIIGTVLTSTQTDAADKGLRQSELLASPPFVAMRDQILGALHSSEGFNQQDMAVMMSGSAASSAENQPPAGVPEQALATEIPGDTQGIPAVAAQGVPDGANMGQSGPPTGDPGQEIKSIFFDALAKATANSALAAAIFVALGAISSLLLPNPHVEEESSAA
- a CDS encoding pyridoxal phosphate-dependent aminotransferase — its product is MRQFIADRVLSVPPSGIRRFFDISATMDDVISLGIGEPDFVTPPPIVQAGIASLEAGETHYTSNSGTVELRRAISDYLKRLYSIDYNPDNEILVTVGVSEALYLIMTALLNPGDEVIVPQPCFGAYTAEVTFATGVPVIIDTSPARDFQVTGEEIEAAITPRTKAILIGYPNNPTGAIMTREGLAEIAAIAEKHDLIVISDEIYDRLIYGVEHTHFATLDNMRERTVVLGGFSKSHAMTGWRLGYAVGPALLIDAMRKIHQYTIMSAPTTAQIAVATMLPNAEDAVALMRTEYDRRRKLIVSGFNSLGLTCFEPRGAFYCFPNIGAAGMDETAFAETLLSEERVAVVPGSAFGASGVGYVRACYATSYDKIEEALERIHRFMQRHG